From a single Lolium rigidum isolate FL_2022 chromosome 7, APGP_CSIRO_Lrig_0.1, whole genome shotgun sequence genomic region:
- the LOC124673336 gene encoding 2-oxoglutarate-dependent dioxygenase AOP3-like: MEITKVDLRGVEPGGRGWDEARDAVTASVVAYGFVVVQHAGLDRDKRQALFDRVMPELFALPAEAKRLNVCDDVIYGGYIGQIPGLAYETMRIQDIADAGTIRDFANLFWPQGNPAFCEIAAEFAKNTIKLDQTVTEMVLEGLGVRDRHAIDSHREHLRYSFRMSYYSSSPEDDAARVSLTPHRDYVMTNVIQQHEVEGLEVQLSDGSWFAVPPEPDTYIFVAGELFNVVTNGRVKACLHRVRTPSNRERYSALLGTMPAKGSTVRAIDELVDEDHPLVYNPCDPYEYCNYRYSPEGLKFRDALKAFCGVGKDEPLSA; the protein is encoded by the exons ATGGAGATCACAAAGGTGGACCTCCGTGGGGTGGAGCCAGGCGGACGAGGATGGGACGAAGCCCGGGATGCGGTGACCGCGTCCGTGGTGGCCTACGGCTTCGTCGTAGTCCAGCACGCCGGGCTGGACAGAGACAAGCGGCAGGCGCTGTTCGATCGCGTCATGCCGGAGCTGTTCGCGCTGCCGGCGGAGGCCAAGCGGCTTAACGTGTGCGACGATGTGATCTATGGAGGGTACATCGGGCAGATTCCCGGACTGGCTTACGAGACCATGCGCATCCAGGACATCGCCGATGCCGGCACCATCAGGGACTTCGCCAATCTCTTCTGGCCGCAGGGCAACCCCGCCTTCTG TGAAATAGCTGCCGAATTTGCCAAGAATACTATCAAGCTGGACCAGACAGTGACGGAGATGGTCTTGGAGGGCCTTGGCGTACGGGACAGGCACGCCATAGACTCGCACCGTGAGCACCTTCGCTATTCCTTCCGGATGTCCTACTACAGTAGTTCACCGGAGGACGACGCGGCGAGAGTGTCCCTCACACCGCACCGCGACTACGTCATGACGAACGTGATCCAGCAGCACGAAGTCGAAGGGCTGGAGGTGCAGCTAAGCGACGGCAGCTGGTTCGCCGTGCCTCCCGAGCCGGACACCTACATCTTCGTCGCCGGCGAATTATTTAAC GTGGTGACCAACGGACGGGTGAAGGCCTGCCTCCACCGCGTAAGGACGCCGAGCAACCGCGAGCGCTACTCCGCGCTGCTCGGCACCATGCCTGCCAAGGGGAGCACGGTGCGAGCGATAGACGAGCTCGTCGACGAAGATCATCCTCTGGTGTACAATCCCTGCGACCCATACGAGTACTGCAACTACCGGTACTCGCCGGAAGGGCTCAAATTCAGAGACGCGCTCAAGGCTTTCTGCGGGGTGGGTAAAGATGAACCTCTCAGCGCATGA
- the LOC124669911 gene encoding probable 2-oxoglutarate-dependent dioxygenase AOP1 encodes MEIKKIDLRGLKPGGPGWDDARDAVTASMVANSCVVVQHDGLNRDIRQALFGRAMPELFAFPVETKRRNVSNDVQYGGYIGQLPGMAGYESMSIEDVPDHGHISDFTKLFWPQGNPAFCETSAGFARDAIQLEQTVTKMVLEGLGVRDKHILDSHHERLRYTLRMAYYGSSPEDDAARMSMPEHRDYVMTSMIVQHQVEGLEVQLKDGSWFSVPPEPDTCAIVAGSLFSVVTNGRVQACLHRVRTPSNRDRFSALLGCMPTKGSMVRAMDEFVDDGHPLMYHPCDPYEYVSFQYSEEGRKSKDALKSFCGVVKDEPAEAA; translated from the exons ATGGAGATCAAAAAGATCGACCTCCGTGGGCTGAAGCCTGGCGGACCAGGTTGGGACGACGCTCGGGATGCGGTCACCGCGTCCATGGTGGCCAACAGCTGTGTAGTAGTCCAGCACGATGGGCTGAACAGGGACATCCGGCAGGCGCTGTTCGGGCGCGCCATGCCGGAGCTCTTCGCGTTCCCGGTGGAGACGAAGCGGCGCAACGTCTCCAACGATGTGCAGTACGGAGGGTACATCGGACAGCTACCGGGGATGGCCGGTTACGAGAGCATGAGCATCGAGGACGTCCCCGACCACGGCCACATCAGCGACTTCACCAAGCTCTTCTGGCCGCAGGGCAACCCCGCCTTCTG TGAAACATCTGCCGGATTCGCCAGAGATGCTATTCAGCTGGAGCAGACGGTCACGAAGATGGTGTTAGAAGGCCTCGGAGTCCGGGACAAGCACATCCTCGACTCGCACCATGAGCGGCTTCGCTACACCCTCCGGATGGCCTACTACGGAAGTTCCCCCGAAGACGACGCGGCCAGAATGTCCATGCCGGAGCACCGCGACTACGTCATGACCAGCATGATTGTGCAGCACCAAGTCGAGGGCCTGGAGGTGCAGTTAAAGGACGGCAGCTGGTTCTCCGTGCCTCCTGAGCCGGACACTTGCGCCATCGTCGCCGGCAGCCTATTCTCT GTGGTGACCAACGGACGGGTGCAGGCCTGCCTCCACCGCGTCAGGACGCCGAGCAACCGCGACCGCTTCTCCGCTCTGCTAGGCTGCATGCCCACCAAGGGCAGCATGGTGAGAGCGATGGACGAGTTCGTCGACGACGGCCACCCTCTGATGTACCATCCCTGCGATCCTTACGAGTATGTCAGTTTCCAGTACTCGGAGGAAGGGCGCAAATCCAAAGACGCACTCAAATCTTTCTGCGGAGTGGTTAAAGATGAGCCTGCTGAGGCAGCATGA